A segment of the Arachis hypogaea cultivar Tifrunner chromosome 5, arahy.Tifrunner.gnm2.J5K5, whole genome shotgun sequence genome:
AACATGTGGTGAAGTTAGCTAGCCCTTTACAGTTACTTCAGTCCTGGATCTTTTGGCGCTTTCCTGGATTTAGGCCTCCTGGGTACGATACGTTCAGCTGGCCATTGGTCTCGAGGTACCATTCTCAGACTATTCTATTTCGAGTTGTATTATTTAATTCCTGTTGAGGCGACGCAGAGGGGTGCCGGTCGAGTTCCTGACATGGACCGTGTTAACGACATTCCGGATAGGCATCGGGTTGAGAGGAGAGCTCGCGTCGGGACACAACGGAGCCAGCGTGAGTGGAGGTGGCTAGACCAGGCCTTGGACGAGGGTGACGCGACCGGTAGAGGTGGAGGTAGACGACGAGGACGTGGAGGCAGATAGAGAGCACGTGCTGTGGGTACCGATCAGCAGGGTCCTAGCGGGGGAGACGTTGGAGGCGATGCTGGAGTAGGGGGTGTTAGTCCCCATCATGGCGGGCATGGTGGCGAGTGGTACCGGTCTGCTATGGGTGATGGTTCTGGCCATCGTGACGGCAGACTTGGATCAGGTCCTCTCAACGATTACTTCGTTGGTGTTCACGGTGACGACCAGACACTTCAGGAGAGTACCCCATGGGTTAGCCTGAGGACGATGTATGAAGAATTGCTGGCcagtgatggtcttgatgcaGATTTCGGGGGGTCACACTTCCTAGATGAGATCAGTGCCATCATGCAGGAGGATGAGCTGGCACGTTGGTGGGGTCCGGTGACAAGGACACAAGCACCGTTAGATGTCGATTTGAACGAGCCTCCTACCGCGGCTACTCCTGATTATTTTGCATTGGGTCGTTCCCCTCCTTCCGCATATACTGTTGGGTTACATTCAGTTGCCGGGCCATCTAGGGCACCCGTCCGAGGAGAGTCATTTCCTTCAGGGTCTGCCTCACGACCGTTAGATGTCCAGCCTAGGCCAACTGCACAGCCAGCACCAAATGACGATGAGGATGAGATCGAGGACGAGGAGCTGCTTATGCGAAGAGAATCTAGGACACGGGTTCCCCGTCGTTGTGGCACCGGTTCGCACCTATTTAGATGTTTTCTCTATGCTGTATGACTTTTTTCCATGGTCAGTGATGTATCTTAGCCACCTTTATTTATGTCTTTCATGATCAGTGTTGTATGATAGCCACCTTCAGCTATGTCTTTCATGTATGTGTAGCATCAGAGTTGTATTTTGGATATTTATGTTTATGTTCCCTTATTGCTGTATCGTCTTTCAGTTACTTTGAAAATGGGTGTACATTGTTTATTTAAGTTACTTCGATATTTTGGTTATCATGAATCATTTCATTTGAATGTTTCGTTATTGCATTATGTGTTTATCGGAGATGTGATACTACACGTTGGATGTGGAACACATTCAGTAATGAATAACCCATGAAAAGTACATGACATTAACTTTAACAATTTAATTCTCTCAACAATGAATAACTAAGAAAACATAAAACACTGGAATCTAAAAGCGAATGTGAACTCAACATAGTAATACAGCTAACACTACACCTAATCATGTCTCCCCGAAAGGCTTGGTCCTCCAACCTGTGGGCAACTCCGACGTGTGTGTCCAGGTTGCCGACAGAGGCCACATCTCTTCGGCATGTTCGGATCTGTCTCGTCCATAGTGGTCCATATCCTAGTAGACCTGGGATGACCCTCGCTCGCACGCCTCTTGTTCGAGTCTGGGATCTCTGTCGGCCCATCGTAGGGTGGCCAGAAACCCTCGGGGATGGGAGGTGTGAACCCCATCCGGTACACACTGAACACCGAACTAAGACGATACACCTGATGGACATAAGGCTGCCAAGTTAGCCGTGAATAGTCACAGCATGCCAGGGCGTGCGGACACAGAAAATGATGTGCCTGAAAAGTATCCGCAATCACATGTCTGTGACCCAAGTGAAACCCTGTAGGTACCCAGTGAGAATGAACCAATAGGAGTCGTCTCCGCGACGGTGAACTCCGAGTTATCTCTATCGTACAAAGTCAACGTGAAGTACTTCGCCTTCTTCAGATTAGCCTCGATACACTGCACCAAGTGTTGACTGAATTGTTGGCCAGTACCCAGCTGGGCCTCAGCCTCTCGTCCCTTGCGGACGAATAACTCGGCCAACCTACCATAAGTTGCCTTGACCAGCGAGCACACAGATAGATTCCTGACCCCCTTGAGTATTGAGTTAACACACTCGGAGATATTTGTCGTCATGTGCCCGAATCTCCGACCCTCATCACGATGCTGTGTCCACAATGAATACTCAATccggttcgcccactcacacatGGCAGGGTCCTCAGACcgcagaatatcaaaccagtaatcgaaTTCCACCTCGGTCTTAGCATACGCTGCATTCACAAGGAGCCTCCTTGCGTCCTTGCCCTTGCAGGTCAGGGCGAAATTTACTGCCacatgtcgaatgcagaatgcgCAGTAGGCAGCTGGAGGTAGCCATCCTCCGTCTGGAGCCTCGAGGAcggccttgatgccgttatgcctgtccgatataaccagcagCCCCGGCAGGGTCATGTGCTGAcgcaggtgggagagaaagaaggaccaGGACTCTGCATTCTCACCCTCAAACAGTGCAAATGCAATAGGCaaaatgttggagttcccgtcctgtgcaatcgcgacgAGCAACATTCTGCCATACTTGCCATACAAATGGGTGCCGTCAATACTGACCaacggcttgcaatgacggaatacCTCGACACTTGGTGGAAATGTCAAGAACAGTCGGTGAAAATAAGCTTGTGAGTCGTCCACCTGTCCCCCAACTCGAACAGGGCTCGTTCTAAGGACTgcaacagtaccaggcatcgtcaacTGAACTCCTAACACCCACCTAGGGAGGTCGTTATACGACTCATCCCAATCACCATAGATGTGGACAACAGCCTTCTGCTTCGCTAACCAGACCCTCATGTATATCGGCCTAAACCCAAAATGTGCGGTcgtggcatttaggagcaccttgatgcttacggatgcatcagccctaaccattggcatgatGAATGCCgagatcacatgataatccaaactaATGTGGTCGCTGGAGATGGAGGTCGCCAGACAAGTATGTGGTCcgttgtaccgtttgacctcccaaatgcccttgcgctgcTGGAGACTaagccgaatcaaccatgtgcacccattcccaaactcataACACTTTCCAACATACCGGCGATAGTCAGACTCCACCACCTTGTATTGTACCCTGCgtcggatgctgtaagtcttcacattTAACACGGCCTCATCTTTgtcctgaaattgctgaccaacctgaaactctGTCAGACCTGCAGACCCTTCCGTATCTCTCGCGCCAAATCCAGCAGGCTCCCCATGAAccccctcctgcctcatggcatccaagtccaaagatgaaaaatgaggagggtactgctgtgtgccagagctagaaccacctccCGCCCCAACAAGCTCACTCGGTCCAATATCATCGCCATTGTCATCAGCAATGATATCCAGGTCCATATCATCGTCCTTTGGATCATCCAACAATGCATCTCCAAGACTAGCCGGTGTAGCACACTGTAAAGGGGTCGGCACAAAATCACCTATTCCAACCTCACCCCCTCCACTTCCGTTGAGATCCATAGCGAACAAAGGGGATGCGACAGGCTGGACCGCAGGTTCATACAGAGGGACGTAGGAAGATGCACCCGCAGGTCTAGAGTTAGAATCGACTACCGTGGCTACAGTGGGGTATTTCGGTTTGAACCCCCCGAGCTCGATACCACGTCAACCAACTTCGCCAACAGTTCTGGTGTCCTCACTTCGGGAAACTACCGGCGACAGTAAACCAAGAcatgcaagtcctcatcactcccaatcgtgaaacaatcatacttcacgagTTCTTAGAGTACCGAGATTGGAATGTGATAGAAAAATTTCTTAACCCGTTTCACGCCTTCCAGACCAAATTTCTACAGTACAGAATTAACAAGGCCATCATAGCTCGTCGTAGGTCTCATGAAAATACTAagaggatccttatcagtgaacttcacaccggatCTTGTTTTCCTCTTAATCGTTCCTCTATGGTGAACCAAGactacaaaactctcctcactagccattttcCCCCTCTAATGAGATCAATTCACATTTACACCATATATATACTCATCTGGtccttcataattcgaaccaggctaaTTCAAACTATACatggtgtaattcgaatcaacctgttTCGAATTACATAGGATTGTGTCTTcgggagtaattcgaatcaacatggttcgaattactgttagtgtgtaattcgaaccaggtgaATTCGAATTAGATGTGGCTGAGCTCAtgtataattcgaatcatgtagattcgaattatataaaaatgcaGTTCGAGCTTAGctgattcgaactacatataaacatGTTTTGGTTGATACATGAACCTGATTTGGCTTTGGCGGATTTGTGTAATATTGTGCTCCACTTggcttatttatattttttgcccTATATATTATTATGTATTCTTTATATACtttcattataaaaaaatatattaaataaatttatatttattattaataaaaaaatctaataacaaaataaaaattagtttattcaatcattaattttatttatgaataaatCTATCAGTACTTtaattttcataaacaaaaatagtaaattattatttttcgtaAGTTCAAAGacaaattttattcatcaattaataaataaaattatcagcattttttattttttatgtataaaaagtaacttttttttaatataaattatgtaaaagtttatttgtcaaaattgaataagtctttaattttatttttatttgtcaaAATTGAATATGTTTATTTTTTCCGAATGAAGTTTATCCATAACAGAATAAGCTTAATATGGCCATGATTGCTAATAAAATTCTCAGCCGAAGTTTTAGCGAAAAAACAAAATGCAACTATGACTATACTTTCTATTGGTTAATGTATACTATGAGATATAAATACTAAAATACAGATTAAAAAGACATAGATACAAATTAAATATATggatgtatattttatatttggtaaaataaatacacaaactacattaaaatattgaaaaatctGTAATATTCTTATCATTTATCTTTATTATCACCACCCAAATATTTTATCTATTaccacttatttttctttttcaccatcattcataattaaaattaaataatttaaataacaaaacattctaataattttaacaaTAAATTCAACTATTAATGGCAACAAGCTGCACCTCCATGAGAAGCAAAGAGGTTGTGGTATTATTAGGGATAAAATTAgtatatgaaaaattaataataataataagggataAAAATATGTGTAAAAATTGTGTCTAATTTgttgtgtttttatattttaatattttgcaaaacgctaaatatatctattatatatgcATTAGTGTGCTACTGTATctataaaaaatttgtctttcgTCAAATAAACAATAAACATGCACCACCATATTTATATCTCTAATAAACATAAACACTGATCAAACGAACTCTATATTCTCACATAGTCACACCTacaagttaaataaaaaataaaaaccctcTTATTCCAATAATAATAAGAGCAATGTTAGGCTAGCAACTTTTGTAATTGGTAGTCATCAAATAGTCATTAATGAtaatttaatagtgtgagattggtgtgaaatttcatccaatgactcacctttttttgctggttacatgctggccaaaattcaataaaattgatggcccctagactttttctaataataataataataataataataataataataataatagtacttACCTacaagttaaataaaaaataaaaccctcttattccaataataataataataataataatagtacaaGTCCACTAGCGACcccaataaaaaaaaatcaactaacATTGACCCCAATAAATGCCAGTATGCCACAATCAAATAAATTTACTCATtgtatgaccaaaaaaaaaattcactcatttattttttcttacgTTAAAATCACccatatgtaaaaaaaatagcCACATAATTATTGTCCTTAAATTAAGTCatgaataacaaaataataacagCACCCTAATTGGCCAGGATCACACTCACACTCTCAAGCAAGgactttcagaaattattttagttcatcaaaattattatcttatttgaCGCTCTAACATGAATCAATGAATGTTGtgtggttcttcatcatcattagGGGACTCCAAGATAGACAGTCTCAGTTTTTTCACTAAACCATTCATTGTCACGTTGAATTTGTCACCTATCTGCAGTAATTAACAGTAATAAAAGTTTAGAGAAAATCCATAATAATTATTAAAGTTAGTTCTTTACTATCATTCatgtttgattttatatttcttctattttatatTGTTAAGTCGTTTTAATTTTCAATGTTTTCATAAATCAATATATCCAAATGTAATTAATTGTACACGGAATACTGATTTATGAAAGGATTTGTTAAGAAAATTAAACgacttattaatataatttttttgccaCTTATGCTCCAATCATGCAAGCCATGGTGGTTATGTAATGCTTAGTAATTATGTCatggttaaaaaaattaaaaattgtgtAAAATAACTCGCATGTCATTTTGATAGATATATTAAATCaattaaagagaaaaagcaattcctttaTAGAAAGgaaataaattgcatgaaagaaaattacaagaatttgaaaagaaaattaacacaGGAAAGGAATTCTACATAAATGAACTCGAAATAAGCTCTGATATTTGTTGGGATGTGAGTATGTAGGAGTGTTTtctaaagaaaaattcaaacaccTTGCTTTTTTTGAACTTCCTTAATTTATAGATCAATTCAACCAATTTTACGTCGCCTCTGAGAAGTCCAAAAATAATTGTTTCCGCCAAATGCAAAGTCAAGTAAATGTCTTTGTGCAATACACCATCGATCTTAATATGTTATCTGCTAACCTCGTTATTTGACAAGTTATGGCAAATCGAAACCCCTTTCTATCGACACCTTCTTTTGAGTTGTCCTCCTTTGTAATTCGACCAACAACACTTCAATCTACAAACTTTTCGAATATCAAATTCTTCGACTAACAAATTACTCTCTAGAATTATTATTGTCATCGAAATccttttttaaagataaaataattaatcttgaATAAACAAATAGATAAGAAAGAAAGTCCATATACATGCTTAATAACCGTCTCTATTAGTCCGATCCCATTAATTATGCACATCCCGCATGTCACTAATTAAttactctcttctctctctattctGCACTTCAGTTTtccataattatttaattaaaatatcattctcatttaaaattcaaaaaatttccaaaaccaGTTATCTTCAAGAGTTTTCCTCTTCACCTTCTCcttccatcatcatcattatcgtgAAGAACTCTAAGCTTTAAACTTTACCACTCTTTGCAATTTTCTGGTATGTTCTACCTTGTCTCATTCTCATGTTACTATTAGACACTTCTACCACCTTCACCAATTTCCATTAAACTTCTTATTCAAAAAAAATCTCATCTTTATTTAAATGAACCAATTATTTTCGGATCATACATTATCAAGTGATTTTCCTTTCTCATTCTAATCAAATTCAGGAAATTAGTAATTAAATCTATCTCTATTCAACTTATACAAAAATGGACACTTCATCTTCCCTGGCAATATCTTTAGTGAAAACCAAAGAGAAATAACCCGTAGAAcataaagaagaataagaaaccacaaaatttttaaaaaaatcaagttTGAAAGTCCTTTCAACAAATGTGAACATCATTATCAAGGATTCAAAAGATACCACCAACGACAAAAAGACCTTATTCCCTTTTTCTGGCGAAACGAACTTCCTTATTTCCCAGTCCCCTGAACTCCCCAGAACAAGCAAAAAGGGTTTGTCACTATTTTTCTAGTAGCAAACCCCAAGACTTATTGATCATGCTCATCCATTTCGAAACAACGCCaaaatttctttcaaaaatacaaatttttttactaGGTTTAAAAAACTAGAACCTTTTAAGACAGATGAATGAAAGTCTCGAGAAATCTATGATTT
Coding sequences within it:
- the LOC112803956 gene encoding uncharacterized protein, with the protein product MDLNGSGGGEVGIGDFVPTPLQCATPASLGDALLDDPKDDDMDLDIIADDNGDDIGPSELEGVHGEPAGFGARDTEGSAGLTEFQVGQQFQDKDEAVLNVKTYSIRRRVQYKVVESDYRRYVGKCYEFGNGCTWLIRLSLQQRKGIWEVKRPIYMRVWLAKQKAVVHIYGDWDESYNDLPRWVLGVQLTMPGTVAVLRTSPVRVGGQVDDSQAYFHRLFLTFPPSVEVFRHCKPLVSIDGTHLYGKYGRMLLVAIAQDGNSNILPIAFALFEGENAESWSFFLSHLRQHMTLPGLLVISDRHNGIKAVLEAPDGGWLPPAAYCAFCIRHVAVNFALTCKGKDARRLLVNAAYAKTEVEFDYWFDILRSEDPAMCEWANRIEYSLWTQHRDEGRRFGHMTTNISECVNSILKGVRNLSVCSLVKATYGRLAELFVRKGREAEAQLGTGQQFSQHLVQCIEANLKKAKYFTLTLYDRDNSEFTVAETTPIGSFSLGTYRVYRLSSVFSVYRMGFTPPIPEGFWPPYDGPTEIPDSNKRRASEGHPRSTRIWTTMDETDPNMPKRCGLCRQPGHTRRSCPQVGGPSLSGRHD